One region of Cucurbita pepo subsp. pepo cultivar mu-cu-16 chromosome LG03, ASM280686v2, whole genome shotgun sequence genomic DNA includes:
- the LOC111790665 gene encoding uncharacterized GPI-anchored protein At1g61900-like isoform X2 has product MDNICDHPANKVALAYLICYRAFSTNSEDYDRGLFCLRRCPLEAYGMMDCFHTVSYSYPNGNMCHRLLLLVICISSFHDGVVLATVVQRRLVLSMREQAQSPSSVVFDPIEISPAVIPQYPYPNESLPPMYPTFPTRYEPVLTGRCPVNFSVISNVMDKTASDCSQPMAALVGNAICCPQLSSLLHIFQGFYGLTSEQLVLQEAVANDCFSDIISILASRGANQTIPSLCSVKSSNLTGGSCPVTDVATFEKLVNVSKLLDACDTVDPLKECCRPICQPAIMEAALQISGGQFSTDTSSNVAAQPNHMDSINDCKRVVYSYISRKLSSDAANTAFRILSSCKVNKACPLDFEQPSEVIKDCRNVAAPSPSCCKSLNSYIAGIQKQMLITNKQAIICATMFGSMLRKGGVMTNVYELCDVDLKDFSIQAYGQQGCLLRSLPSDLIFDKSTGFSFTCDLTDNIAAPWPSSSSISSLSLCAPEMSLPALPTSETKRNNGGQREEGLDFPMPIFLFFIMVTAFLY; this is encoded by the exons ATGGATAATATTTGTGATCATCCTGCAAATAAG GTGGCATTGGCATATTTAATATGCTATAGAGCATTTTCCACAAACTCAGAAGATTACGATCGGGGATTATTTTGCTTACGTCGATGCCCCCTGGAGGCTTATGGAATGATGGACTGCTTTCATACTGTAAGCTATAGCTATCCGAATG GTAACATGTGTCACAGATTACTATTGCTTGTCATCTGCATATCCAGTTTTCATGATGGAGTTGTCTTAGCAACGGTGGTTCAGCGTCGTCTAGTTTTGTCTATGCGAGAGCAGGCTCAGTCACCTAGTAGTGTGGTCTTCGATCCCATAGAGATATCACCTGCAGTTATCCCACAATACCCTTATCCAAATGAATCTTTACCTCCAATGTATCCAACTTTTCCTACCAGATACGAACCAGTTTTAACGGGGAGATGCCCTGTAAATTTTTCTGTTATATCAAATGTTATGGACAAAACAGCATCAGATTGTTCTCAGCCTATGGCAGCACTTGTAGGAAATGCTATTTGCTGTCCACAGCTAAGTAGCCTGCTCCATATCTTCCAGGGTTTCTACGGCTTAACATCCGAACAGTTGGTTCTGCAAGAGGCAGTTGCTAATGATTGTTTTTCAGATATCATTAGTATCTTAGCCAGCAGAGGAGCTAATCAGACCATACCCTCTCTTTGTTCCGTCAAATCTTCAAATCTCACTGGCGGGTCATGTCCAGTGACAGACGTTGCGACATTTGAAAAATTAGTTAATGTAAGCAAATTATTGGATGCGTGTGATACTGTTGATCCTCTCAAGGAGTGTTGTAGACCAATATGTCAGCCTGCTATCATGGAGGCTGCACTTCAGATATCTGGAGGGCAATTTTCTACTGATACAAGTAGTAATGTAGCAGCGCAGCCTAATCATATGGACTCGATAAATGATTGTAAAAGGGTcgtttattcatatatttccAGGAAACTGTCCTCAGATGCTGCCAACACTGCATTTCGAATATTATCTTCCTGCAAAGTTAACAAAG CTTGCCCTTTGGACTTTGAGCAGCCTTCAGAAGTAATTAAAGATTGCCGCAATGTTGCTGCTCCGAGTCCTTCGTGCTGCAAGTCATTGAATTCTTACATTGCGGGGATCCAAAAGCAGATGTTAATTACCAATAAACAAGCTATAATCTGTGCAACAATGTTCGGATCCATGTTGAGAAAAGGTGGGGTTATGACGAATGTTTATGAGCTGTGTGATGTCGACTTGAAAGATTTCAGCATTCAAG CCTATGGACAGCAAG gATGTCTTCTTCGGAGCCTGCCTTCAGATCTGATATTTGACAAATCAACAGGCTTTAGTTTCACTTGTGATTTGACCGATAACATTGCAGCACCGTGGCCTTCATCGTCCTCAATTTCATCGTTGTCTCTTTGTGCCCCTG AGATGTCACTGCCTGCTCTACCAACATCTGAGACTAAGAGAAACAATGGTG GCCAGCGAGAGGAAGGATTGGATTTCCCAATgcccatttttttattttttattatggtCACTGCATTTTTGTACTGA
- the LOC111790665 gene encoding uncharacterized GPI-anchored protein At1g61900-like isoform X1, which translates to MDNICDHPANKVVALAYLICYRAFSTNSEDYDRGLFCLRRCPLEAYGMMDCFHTVSYSYPNGNMCHRLLLLVICISSFHDGVVLATVVQRRLVLSMREQAQSPSSVVFDPIEISPAVIPQYPYPNESLPPMYPTFPTRYEPVLTGRCPVNFSVISNVMDKTASDCSQPMAALVGNAICCPQLSSLLHIFQGFYGLTSEQLVLQEAVANDCFSDIISILASRGANQTIPSLCSVKSSNLTGGSCPVTDVATFEKLVNVSKLLDACDTVDPLKECCRPICQPAIMEAALQISGGQFSTDTSSNVAAQPNHMDSINDCKRVVYSYISRKLSSDAANTAFRILSSCKVNKACPLDFEQPSEVIKDCRNVAAPSPSCCKSLNSYIAGIQKQMLITNKQAIICATMFGSMLRKGGVMTNVYELCDVDLKDFSIQAYGQQGCLLRSLPSDLIFDKSTGFSFTCDLTDNIAAPWPSSSSISSLSLCAPEMSLPALPTSETKRNNGGQREEGLDFPMPIFLFFIMVTAFLY; encoded by the exons ATGGATAATATTTGTGATCATCCTGCAAATAAGGTA GTGGCATTGGCATATTTAATATGCTATAGAGCATTTTCCACAAACTCAGAAGATTACGATCGGGGATTATTTTGCTTACGTCGATGCCCCCTGGAGGCTTATGGAATGATGGACTGCTTTCATACTGTAAGCTATAGCTATCCGAATG GTAACATGTGTCACAGATTACTATTGCTTGTCATCTGCATATCCAGTTTTCATGATGGAGTTGTCTTAGCAACGGTGGTTCAGCGTCGTCTAGTTTTGTCTATGCGAGAGCAGGCTCAGTCACCTAGTAGTGTGGTCTTCGATCCCATAGAGATATCACCTGCAGTTATCCCACAATACCCTTATCCAAATGAATCTTTACCTCCAATGTATCCAACTTTTCCTACCAGATACGAACCAGTTTTAACGGGGAGATGCCCTGTAAATTTTTCTGTTATATCAAATGTTATGGACAAAACAGCATCAGATTGTTCTCAGCCTATGGCAGCACTTGTAGGAAATGCTATTTGCTGTCCACAGCTAAGTAGCCTGCTCCATATCTTCCAGGGTTTCTACGGCTTAACATCCGAACAGTTGGTTCTGCAAGAGGCAGTTGCTAATGATTGTTTTTCAGATATCATTAGTATCTTAGCCAGCAGAGGAGCTAATCAGACCATACCCTCTCTTTGTTCCGTCAAATCTTCAAATCTCACTGGCGGGTCATGTCCAGTGACAGACGTTGCGACATTTGAAAAATTAGTTAATGTAAGCAAATTATTGGATGCGTGTGATACTGTTGATCCTCTCAAGGAGTGTTGTAGACCAATATGTCAGCCTGCTATCATGGAGGCTGCACTTCAGATATCTGGAGGGCAATTTTCTACTGATACAAGTAGTAATGTAGCAGCGCAGCCTAATCATATGGACTCGATAAATGATTGTAAAAGGGTcgtttattcatatatttccAGGAAACTGTCCTCAGATGCTGCCAACACTGCATTTCGAATATTATCTTCCTGCAAAGTTAACAAAG CTTGCCCTTTGGACTTTGAGCAGCCTTCAGAAGTAATTAAAGATTGCCGCAATGTTGCTGCTCCGAGTCCTTCGTGCTGCAAGTCATTGAATTCTTACATTGCGGGGATCCAAAAGCAGATGTTAATTACCAATAAACAAGCTATAATCTGTGCAACAATGTTCGGATCCATGTTGAGAAAAGGTGGGGTTATGACGAATGTTTATGAGCTGTGTGATGTCGACTTGAAAGATTTCAGCATTCAAG CCTATGGACAGCAAG gATGTCTTCTTCGGAGCCTGCCTTCAGATCTGATATTTGACAAATCAACAGGCTTTAGTTTCACTTGTGATTTGACCGATAACATTGCAGCACCGTGGCCTTCATCGTCCTCAATTTCATCGTTGTCTCTTTGTGCCCCTG AGATGTCACTGCCTGCTCTACCAACATCTGAGACTAAGAGAAACAATGGTG GCCAGCGAGAGGAAGGATTGGATTTCCCAATgcccatttttttattttttattatggtCACTGCATTTTTGTACTGA
- the LOC111790665 gene encoding uncharacterized GPI-anchored protein At1g61900-like isoform X3, translated as MMDCFHTVSYSYPNGNMCHRLLLLVICISSFHDGVVLATVVQRRLVLSMREQAQSPSSVVFDPIEISPAVIPQYPYPNESLPPMYPTFPTRYEPVLTGRCPVNFSVISNVMDKTASDCSQPMAALVGNAICCPQLSSLLHIFQGFYGLTSEQLVLQEAVANDCFSDIISILASRGANQTIPSLCSVKSSNLTGGSCPVTDVATFEKLVNVSKLLDACDTVDPLKECCRPICQPAIMEAALQISGGQFSTDTSSNVAAQPNHMDSINDCKRVVYSYISRKLSSDAANTAFRILSSCKVNKACPLDFEQPSEVIKDCRNVAAPSPSCCKSLNSYIAGIQKQMLITNKQAIICATMFGSMLRKGGVMTNVYELCDVDLKDFSIQAYGQQGCLLRSLPSDLIFDKSTGFSFTCDLTDNIAAPWPSSSSISSLSLCAPEMSLPALPTSETKRNNGGQREEGLDFPMPIFLFFIMVTAFLY; from the exons ATGATGGACTGCTTTCATACTGTAAGCTATAGCTATCCGAATG GTAACATGTGTCACAGATTACTATTGCTTGTCATCTGCATATCCAGTTTTCATGATGGAGTTGTCTTAGCAACGGTGGTTCAGCGTCGTCTAGTTTTGTCTATGCGAGAGCAGGCTCAGTCACCTAGTAGTGTGGTCTTCGATCCCATAGAGATATCACCTGCAGTTATCCCACAATACCCTTATCCAAATGAATCTTTACCTCCAATGTATCCAACTTTTCCTACCAGATACGAACCAGTTTTAACGGGGAGATGCCCTGTAAATTTTTCTGTTATATCAAATGTTATGGACAAAACAGCATCAGATTGTTCTCAGCCTATGGCAGCACTTGTAGGAAATGCTATTTGCTGTCCACAGCTAAGTAGCCTGCTCCATATCTTCCAGGGTTTCTACGGCTTAACATCCGAACAGTTGGTTCTGCAAGAGGCAGTTGCTAATGATTGTTTTTCAGATATCATTAGTATCTTAGCCAGCAGAGGAGCTAATCAGACCATACCCTCTCTTTGTTCCGTCAAATCTTCAAATCTCACTGGCGGGTCATGTCCAGTGACAGACGTTGCGACATTTGAAAAATTAGTTAATGTAAGCAAATTATTGGATGCGTGTGATACTGTTGATCCTCTCAAGGAGTGTTGTAGACCAATATGTCAGCCTGCTATCATGGAGGCTGCACTTCAGATATCTGGAGGGCAATTTTCTACTGATACAAGTAGTAATGTAGCAGCGCAGCCTAATCATATGGACTCGATAAATGATTGTAAAAGGGTcgtttattcatatatttccAGGAAACTGTCCTCAGATGCTGCCAACACTGCATTTCGAATATTATCTTCCTGCAAAGTTAACAAAG CTTGCCCTTTGGACTTTGAGCAGCCTTCAGAAGTAATTAAAGATTGCCGCAATGTTGCTGCTCCGAGTCCTTCGTGCTGCAAGTCATTGAATTCTTACATTGCGGGGATCCAAAAGCAGATGTTAATTACCAATAAACAAGCTATAATCTGTGCAACAATGTTCGGATCCATGTTGAGAAAAGGTGGGGTTATGACGAATGTTTATGAGCTGTGTGATGTCGACTTGAAAGATTTCAGCATTCAAG CCTATGGACAGCAAG gATGTCTTCTTCGGAGCCTGCCTTCAGATCTGATATTTGACAAATCAACAGGCTTTAGTTTCACTTGTGATTTGACCGATAACATTGCAGCACCGTGGCCTTCATCGTCCTCAATTTCATCGTTGTCTCTTTGTGCCCCTG AGATGTCACTGCCTGCTCTACCAACATCTGAGACTAAGAGAAACAATGGTG GCCAGCGAGAGGAAGGATTGGATTTCCCAATgcccatttttttattttttattatggtCACTGCATTTTTGTACTGA